One window from the genome of Roseomonas haemaphysalidis encodes:
- a CDS encoding ABC transporter permease, protein MRRPGPLLWCFGLLALVFLLAPVAAILPLSFSSGAFLSYPLPGLSLRWYQDFATSDFWLPALWNSLRLGATVAVLASVLGTLAAFGLWRARFPGRGAVMAVLMAPMVVPAIVVAVPLLLFFGPLGLTNSFPGLVLAHTVLGAPFVVTTVLAALAQFDPVQLRAAAACGAHPARAFWRVCLPQIAPGVAAGAVFAFAISLDEVVVVLFLAGPAQRTLPRQMFSGLNDSISLTVMAAAVVMVVLSCLLLLAVTLLRRRPG, encoded by the coding sequence ATGAGGCGCCCCGGTCCCCTGTTGTGGTGCTTCGGCCTGCTGGCGCTGGTGTTCCTGCTGGCGCCGGTGGCGGCCATCCTACCGCTGTCCTTCTCCTCCGGCGCCTTTCTGTCCTATCCGCTGCCGGGGCTGTCGCTGCGCTGGTATCAGGACTTCGCCACCTCCGACTTCTGGCTGCCGGCGCTGTGGAACAGCCTGCGGCTCGGCGCCACGGTGGCGGTGCTGGCGTCCGTGCTGGGCACGCTGGCCGCCTTCGGCCTGTGGCGGGCGCGCTTTCCCGGGCGGGGCGCCGTGATGGCGGTGCTGATGGCGCCCATGGTGGTGCCGGCCATCGTGGTGGCGGTGCCGCTGCTGCTGTTCTTCGGGCCGCTGGGGCTGACCAACTCCTTTCCCGGGCTGGTGCTGGCGCATACCGTGCTGGGCGCGCCCTTCGTGGTCACCACCGTGCTGGCCGCCCTGGCACAGTTCGACCCGGTGCAACTGCGCGCGGCGGCGGCCTGCGGTGCCCACCCGGCGCGGGCCTTCTGGCGCGTGTGCCTGCCGCAGATCGCGCCGGGCGTGGCGGCGGGCGCGGTCTTCGCCTTCGCCATCTCGCTGGACGAGGTGGTGGTGGTGCTGTTCCTGGCCGGCCCCGCGCAGCGCACCCTGCCGCGCCAGATGTTTTCCGGCCTGAACGATTCCATCAGCCTGACCGTGATGGCGGCGGCGGTGGTGATGGTGGTGCTGTCCTGCCTGCTGCTGCTGGCCGTCACGCTGTTGCGCCGGCGGCCGGGCTGA
- a CDS encoding superoxide dismutase produces MAHPPSAALPIHRRSALAGGAMLLAGGLFASPRRVLAQAAAPASSPYTLPPLPYANNANEPHIDAATMELHHDKHHAAYVSNLNTALKDHGQLAALPLEELLTNLAAAPDSVRTTLRNNAGGHANHAMFWQIMGGKGGTPEGELSDAISRDLGSFDTMKTDFNTAGARVFGSGWVFVTVTREGKLALASRPNQDTPLMDGTKVLFGNDVWEHAYYLKYNNRRPEYLTAWWNVLDWSKISERYAAAKAGTLKV; encoded by the coding sequence ATGGCCCACCCCCCTTCCGCCGCCCTCCCCATCCACCGGCGCAGCGCCCTGGCCGGGGGCGCGATGCTGCTGGCCGGCGGGCTGTTCGCCAGCCCGCGCCGTGTTCTGGCCCAGGCGGCCGCGCCGGCGTCCAGCCCTTACACGCTGCCGCCGCTGCCTTATGCCAACAACGCCAACGAGCCGCATATCGACGCCGCGACCATGGAGCTGCACCACGACAAGCACCATGCCGCCTATGTCAGCAACCTCAACACCGCGCTGAAGGACCACGGCCAGCTGGCCGCCCTGCCGCTGGAGGAACTGCTGACCAACCTGGCCGCGGCACCGGACAGCGTGCGCACCACGCTGCGCAACAACGCCGGCGGCCATGCCAACCACGCGATGTTCTGGCAGATCATGGGCGGCAAGGGCGGCACGCCGGAAGGCGAGCTGTCGGACGCCATCAGCCGCGACCTCGGCAGCTTCGACACCATGAAGACTGACTTCAACACCGCCGGCGCCCGTGTGTTCGGTTCGGGCTGGGTGTTCGTCACCGTGACGCGGGAAGGCAAGCTGGCCCTGGCCAGCCGCCCCAACCAGGACACGCCGCTGATGGACGGCACCAAGGTGCTGTTCGGCAACGACGTGTGGGAGCACGCCTACTACCTGAAGTACAACAACCGCCGCCCGGAATACCTGACGGCGTGGTGGAACGTCCTGGACTGGTCCAAGATCTCGGAGCGCTACGCGGCCGCCAAGGCGGGGACGCTGAAGGTCTGA
- a CDS encoding DUF1206 domain-containing protein, which yields MPSHRHALVLLARLGYAARGVVNLVVGLLAFLAAMGQGGGNSGNKGALLSLLAHPFGGVLLGIVALGLFGFALWRACQSLLDADRRGTKPKALGARAGQLISAFTYASLGLFAATLAAGGRSARGAGDDASQAQDWSRWVMGHPFGEVLVGLAGAVVAGVGIAFLVRGWRASFTKHLDCPGDAAQWVVPLGRLGFAARGVVFLIIGIFVMLAALHSNPQEVVGLSGALRALQGQPFGQFLYGVVALGLAAFGVFEFAEARFRRIEAPV from the coding sequence TTGCCGTCCCACCGCCATGCCCTCGTCCTGCTCGCCCGCCTCGGCTACGCCGCGCGGGGCGTCGTCAACCTCGTGGTCGGGCTGCTGGCCTTTCTGGCCGCCATGGGCCAGGGCGGCGGCAATTCCGGCAACAAGGGCGCGCTGCTGTCGCTGCTGGCGCATCCCTTCGGCGGCGTGCTGCTGGGGATCGTGGCGCTCGGCCTGTTCGGCTTCGCCTTGTGGCGCGCCTGCCAGTCGCTGCTGGATGCCGACCGGCGCGGCACCAAGCCCAAGGCGCTGGGCGCCCGCGCCGGCCAACTCATCTCCGCCTTCACCTACGCCAGCCTCGGCCTCTTCGCCGCCACCCTGGCGGCCGGCGGCCGCAGCGCGCGGGGCGCCGGCGACGACGCGTCCCAGGCCCAGGACTGGTCGCGCTGGGTGATGGGCCACCCCTTCGGCGAGGTGCTGGTGGGGCTGGCCGGCGCCGTGGTGGCCGGCGTCGGCATCGCCTTTCTGGTGCGCGGCTGGCGGGCCTCCTTCACCAAGCACCTGGATTGCCCGGGCGATGCCGCGCAATGGGTGGTGCCGCTGGGCCGCCTGGGCTTCGCGGCGCGGGGCGTGGTGTTCCTGATCATCGGCATCTTCGTGATGCTGGCGGCGCTGCATTCCAACCCGCAGGAGGTGGTGGGCCTCAGCGGCGCGCTGCGCGCCCTGCAGGGGCAGCCCTTCGGGCAGTTCCTGTACGGGGTGGTGGCGCTGGGCCTGGCCGCCTTCGGCGTGTTCGAATTCGCGGAAGCGCGGTTCCGGCGGATCGAGGCGCCGGTTTAA
- the rsmI gene encoding 16S rRNA (cytidine(1402)-2'-O)-methyltransferase, which produces MAAPDAADPPGAGDSRPAGRTPPPLILVSTPIGNLGDLSPRAVATLRAADAILCEDTRTTAPLLARHGIAAPLVPLHDHNEDQATPRLLARMAEGQHLALVSDAGTPLMSDPGYRLVRAAIAAGHEVSAVPGPNAAVMALTLSGLPPHPFLFLGFLPPRAAARAAELARLRAIERAGLSATLVFFEAPHRLAEALEALAEALGPRPAAVTRELTKRFEEVRRGTLPELAAHYAAHPARGEIALVVGPAEEDAPEGEAALDARLRAALATGESLRDAAALVAAATGLPRKQVYARALELREAKA; this is translated from the coding sequence ATCGCGGCGCCGGATGCGGCGGACCCGCCCGGGGCGGGCGACTCCCGCCCCGCGGGCAGGACCCCGCCCCCCCTTATCCTGGTCTCGACGCCGATCGGCAACCTTGGCGACCTGTCGCCCCGCGCCGTGGCCACGCTGCGGGCGGCGGATGCCATCCTGTGCGAGGACACCCGCACCACCGCGCCGCTGCTGGCGCGCCACGGCATCGCCGCCCCGCTGGTGCCGCTGCACGACCACAACGAGGACCAGGCGACCCCCCGCCTACTGGCCCGCATGGCCGAGGGCCAACACCTCGCGCTGGTGTCGGATGCCGGCACGCCGCTGATGAGCGACCCCGGCTACCGGCTGGTGCGCGCGGCCATCGCCGCCGGCCACGAGGTCAGCGCCGTGCCCGGCCCCAACGCGGCGGTAATGGCGCTGACCCTGTCAGGCCTGCCGCCGCACCCTTTCCTGTTTCTCGGCTTCCTGCCGCCGCGCGCCGCCGCCCGGGCCGCCGAGCTAGCCCGGCTGCGCGCCATCGAGCGCGCGGGCCTTTCCGCCACCCTGGTCTTCTTTGAGGCCCCCCACCGGCTGGCCGAGGCGCTGGAAGCGCTCGCCGAGGCCCTTGGCCCCCGCCCCGCCGCCGTGACGCGCGAGCTGACCAAGCGCTTCGAGGAAGTGCGGCGCGGCACCCTGCCCGAGCTCGCCGCGCATTACGCCGCCCACCCCGCGCGCGGCGAGATCGCGCTGGTGGTCGGCCCGGCGGAAGAAGACGCGCCGGAAGGCGAGGCCGCGCTGGACGCCCGGCTGCGCGCCGCGCTGGCGACCGGCGAAAGCCTGCGCGACGCCGCGGCCCTGGTCGCCGCCGCCACCGGCCTGCCGCGCAAGCAGGTCTACGCCCGCGCCCTGGAACTGCGCGAAGCCAAGGCGTAG
- a CDS encoding penicillin-binding protein activator — MPQAGGLPLAPAQPPRTKVALLLPLTGGNAQLGQQMLNAAQLALFEQGAPGFEFVPRDTGGTAAGAAEAARGAIAGGARVLVGPLTTGETAAAAAPARAASVPMLPFTNDSNQAAPLVWPLGITPGQQMRRLVAGAHAQGAQRFALAAPSGAFGQQLAAGLRSAASDLGLPAPVILNYPGAAQPALAAKDIATRLAPPAEGTPPPPVDMLILAEGGTRAREFAAALAGAGLTPMPKLAGSLLWASEAGLAQEPALAGAWYPAGDPAARAQFDSRYASAFGERPSRVAGVAYDAAALAARAVRGQPDAVPQMPVGELVLGADGALRLGPNGQVQRALAVFQVAPGEGQVVQPADMPGSVGY; from the coding sequence ATGCCGCAGGCCGGCGGCCTGCCCCTGGCCCCCGCCCAGCCGCCGCGCACCAAGGTGGCGCTGCTGCTGCCGCTGACCGGCGGCAATGCCCAGCTCGGCCAGCAGATGCTCAATGCCGCGCAGCTCGCGCTGTTCGAGCAGGGGGCGCCCGGCTTCGAGTTCGTGCCCCGCGACACCGGCGGCACCGCCGCCGGCGCGGCCGAGGCGGCGCGCGGCGCCATCGCGGGCGGCGCCCGCGTGCTGGTCGGGCCGCTGACCACGGGCGAGACGGCCGCCGCTGCCGCGCCCGCCCGCGCGGCCTCCGTGCCCATGCTGCCCTTCACCAACGACTCCAACCAGGCGGCGCCGCTGGTTTGGCCGCTGGGCATCACGCCGGGGCAGCAGATGCGCCGGCTGGTGGCGGGCGCCCATGCCCAGGGGGCGCAGCGCTTCGCGCTGGCGGCGCCCTCCGGTGCCTTTGGGCAGCAGCTGGCGGCCGGGCTGCGCTCGGCGGCTTCCGACCTCGGCCTGCCGGCGCCGGTGATCCTGAACTACCCCGGCGCCGCCCAGCCCGCGCTGGCCGCCAAGGACATCGCCACCCGCCTGGCCCCGCCCGCCGAGGGCACGCCGCCGCCGCCGGTGGACATGCTGATCCTGGCCGAGGGCGGCACCCGTGCCCGCGAATTCGCCGCCGCCCTGGCCGGCGCCGGGCTGACGCCCATGCCGAAGCTGGCCGGCAGCCTGCTTTGGGCCAGCGAAGCCGGGCTGGCGCAGGAGCCCGCCCTGGCCGGCGCGTGGTATCCGGCTGGCGACCCGGCCGCCCGCGCGCAGTTCGACAGCCGCTATGCCTCGGCCTTCGGCGAACGGCCGTCGCGCGTCGCGGGCGTGGCCTATGATGCGGCGGCCCTCGCGGCGCGCGCGGTGCGCGGCCAGCCGGACGCCGTGCCGCAGATGCCGGTGGGCGAGCTGGTGCTGGGCGCCGACGGTGCGTTGCGCCTCGGCCCGAACGGGCAGGTGCAGCGGGCGCTGGCGGTGTTCCAGGTGGCCCCCGGCGAGGGGCAGGTGGTGCAGCCGGCGGATATGCCGGGGAGCGTTGGCTACTGA
- a CDS encoding ATP-binding protein gives MTEGMGWPGFGRVVASALMVGGVPVAVFLVMAAMGVLAPGAAWVGAGATAAAALLVAWMWVGNLARLAAVLRAAAEGRGEVPPGPPLLPALREVAEATARVARSLDERSALVGRLRRADAAILESLPDPLLVLAEDRMALRANAAARQLFGVASGDARPVSGDTGALLRHPALAGAVDRALTEGTAQTVDLVLPVPVARELVAQAIPLDPPLADGGRVVVQLSDRTRERAVERMRADFVANASHELRTPLASLIGFIETLRGPAEDDADARRRFLGIMAEQSERMRRLIDDLLGLSRIELSEHQPPQGRVMLASLAASEAEAMGPILATRDVQLELALDDAAVATPADGEQLAQVLRNLLENAVRHGRAGGVVQLAVRQVQAGGGAARPGVMLEVADDGPGIPREHIPRLTERFYRVDKGRSRSAGGTGLGLAIVKHIINRHRGQLTIESEEGRGAVFRVWLPGGA, from the coding sequence ATGACTGAGGGAATGGGTTGGCCGGGGTTCGGCCGGGTGGTGGCGTCGGCCCTGATGGTGGGTGGCGTGCCGGTGGCGGTGTTCCTGGTCATGGCGGCCATGGGGGTGCTGGCGCCCGGCGCCGCCTGGGTGGGCGCGGGGGCGACGGCGGCTGCGGCGCTGCTGGTCGCCTGGATGTGGGTCGGCAACCTGGCGCGGCTGGCAGCCGTGCTGCGCGCCGCTGCCGAAGGGCGGGGCGAGGTGCCGCCCGGCCCGCCGTTGCTGCCGGCGCTGCGCGAGGTGGCGGAGGCCACCGCGCGGGTGGCCCGCAGCCTGGACGAGCGCAGCGCGCTGGTGGGCCGCTTGCGGCGTGCCGATGCGGCCATTCTGGAAAGCCTGCCCGACCCCTTGCTGGTGCTGGCCGAGGACCGCATGGCATTGCGGGCCAATGCCGCGGCGCGCCAGTTGTTCGGCGTGGCCTCGGGGGATGCGCGGCCGGTGTCCGGCGACACCGGCGCTTTGTTGCGCCACCCCGCGCTGGCCGGCGCCGTGGACCGCGCGCTGACGGAGGGCACGGCGCAGACCGTGGACCTGGTGCTGCCGGTGCCGGTGGCGCGCGAGCTGGTGGCCCAGGCCATTCCGCTCGATCCGCCGCTGGCCGATGGCGGCCGCGTGGTGGTGCAGTTGTCCGACCGCACGCGGGAGCGGGCGGTGGAGCGCATGCGGGCCGACTTCGTGGCCAATGCCAGCCATGAGCTGCGCACCCCGCTGGCCAGCCTGATCGGCTTCATCGAAACCCTGCGGGGACCGGCGGAGGACGACGCCGATGCGAGGCGCCGCTTTCTCGGCATCATGGCGGAGCAGTCCGAGCGCATGCGGCGGTTGATCGACGACCTGCTGGGGCTGTCGCGCATCGAACTGTCGGAACACCAGCCGCCGCAGGGGCGGGTGATGCTGGCGTCCCTGGCGGCGTCGGAAGCCGAGGCGATGGGGCCCATCCTGGCGACGCGCGACGTGCAGCTGGAACTGGCCCTGGACGATGCCGCGGTGGCCACCCCGGCGGATGGGGAGCAGCTGGCCCAGGTGCTGCGCAACCTGCTGGAAAACGCGGTGCGCCATGGCAGGGCGGGCGGCGTGGTGCAGCTGGCGGTGCGGCAGGTGCAGGCGGGGGGCGGCGCCGCGCGCCCCGGGGTGATGCTGGAGGTGGCCGATGACGGCCCCGGCATCCCGCGCGAGCATATTCCGCGGCTGACGGAACGCTTCTACCGGGTGGACAAGGGCCGCTCGCGTTCGGCCGGCGGCACGGGGCTGGGTTTGGCGATCGTCAAGCACATCATCAACCGGCACCGGGGCCAGCTAACCATCGAAAGCGAGGAAGGACGGGGGGCGGTGTTCCGCGTGTGGCTGCCGGGCGGGGCGTGA